CCATAAGGTCACACTTAATTCAGAGCGGCTGAACGGCCAGATCTGACTGCAGGGCATTAAGAGAAGCCTGATCATTCGATGCTTCCACCCCGGAGGACGAGCAAGAACTCAAGCTGCCCGTTCCCTCTGCGCGGTATTCGCTCGGCAGCTTGCCTGTATGCGCCTGGAACAGCCTGCGGAAGTATCGCTCATCCTCGAAGCCGGACATCGCAGCGATCTCGCTCAGCGGAGCATGGGTGTGCAGCAGAAGAGACTTGGCCTGGGCCAGCCGCATTCCGCGCAGGCTCTCCCCGAAGGACTCCCCGGCAAAGCGGGCGAAGCACCTGCTGAAATAGCCGCGGCTCAGATGAACGGCTGCGGCAACCTGGCCCTGATTAATTTTCTCCCCGGCATGGCTTCTCATGTAGCGCACTGCACGGATGAGACAGAGCATGATCTCCCGGTTCAACCCGAGCGCAAGCATCCGGCGCTGAACAAGGTCGGAGAAGCGGCGCAGCCAGCTGCTCCAATGGCTCCAGCTCCGGTTGCCTCCCGCCTCCTGCTCCAGCTGCTGCGCCTCCGCAGGGCTCAGCAGCAGGTTGCGCCAGCTGTGCAGCAGCTCCAGCCCGAAGGCGGCCACCGCCTCCTGGCACGGCTGCTGGGACAACACGGCAGCGGTGAGGCGCTCCCACTCCGCCTGCTCCAGTGTCCAGCGGAGATCCTGCGCGGCAGCCAGCACCCCGGCCCCGCCTGAAGCCGGGTGGGACAGTGCCGCCAATGCCTGCAATTTACTGTATGCCAGCCTCGGGAGCTCATCTGCGCTTGATGCATAGAACAGCGCCTGCCGGACCGTCCGTCCCAGTACAGCGCCGATCTCCTTCAGCGCCTGGCCGCGCACTCCGGTCAGCAGTGCTGTTGTCCAGCCAGGCCCGAGCCTGTCCGTAAGTGCTGTATGGATGGCCGCTGCTTCATTGCCATCCGGGAGCGGAGCCAGCCACATATCTTGTACACGCAGCAGCGGATAGCTCTGTACCGAAGGCAGCATATAGCACTGCTCCTTCATCTCCAACCTTAGCGGCACATAGACCAGCGTCTGGTCAGCTGCCATCCGTTCCCGCTCCCTGCCTGCCAGTGCGCTTCTCTGCCCGCTCTCCAGCCGGACCCGGTCCACCAGCCTGCGGATGACCGCTGCGGCGTTGTCTGCTTCCAGCAGGGTTTTGACAATATAATCAACTGCACCCAGCCGCAGCGCCTCCTGCACATACTCGAATTCATGGTGGCAGGTCAGCACCGCGCAGCTTACCCGGGGATAGCGCAGACGTACCTCGCGGATCAGCTCGAACCCGGTCATCCCCGGCATCGTGAGATCCGCGAACAGCAGGTCAGTCTCCTGCCTGCCGAGCAGCTCCAGGGCCGCCCTGCCGTCGGCCGCCTCGCCGGTGATGACCACCCCGAAGGACGGCCAGTCCAGCAGCGAGATGAAGCCCCTGCGAACCAGCCGTTCGTCGTCTACAACCACAGCTCTAATCATCGTAATCCCCCCTGCTTGTGATGGGAATCAGGATTGATACCGTTGTTCCGCTCTCCCCGGTGTGAATCTCCAGGCTCATCCGTTCGCCGTAACACATCCGCAGCACCCGCAGCACATAAGTCAGCCCGATGCCAAGCCCCCGGCCGCGCGCCGCTTCCCCAGCCAGTAACTCATCCATCTGCGCCTGATCCATGCCCGTCCCGTTGTCCTTGACCATGAGCCGTATCTCATCCGCACCCTGCCTGGCGACTATGACATCAACTTTGCCGCCTCCGCCCGCCCCGTGATAGATTGAATTCTCCACCAGCGGCTGGAGGACGAACCTGGGAACCGCTGCGGACAGTACTTCAGCTTCAGCCTCCACATTCAGCTCGAATTCATAATCGTAACGGATACGCTGCAGCTCCATATAATTGCGGACCGACTCAATCTCCTCTCCGATCGTCACGATCATGCTCTGTTTGCCGAGATTATAGTGCAGCACCTTCACCAGCAGAGTAACCAGCCTGTCGATTTCCTGCTGCCCGTTCAGCCGGGCCAGCCATTGAACCGTATTGAGTGTATTATGCAGAAAATGCGGGTTAATCTGGCTGCGCAGCTTCTCTGCCTCCAGACGGCTTATCTGTTTCTCGCTTGCGGCTGCCGTCTCCATCAATCCGCTCACCTGTTCCTTCAACCGCTGGATTTGAATGAGCAGCGGAGCATACAGCCGCCTCCAGAGCAGCCGGGCCAGCAGGGCCGCGAACCCGAGGGCGAGCAGAGGGGCAAGCAGCGCTAACAGGATGGTCATCCCGGTGCTGATTCTGCCTGACCGGTTCGGATCAGATGAGGCATACGAAGCACAACCGGCAATCAGCAGCAGCAGAATAGTACCGATCCACAAATAGATTACCAGTGCTGTGCGCACAGCTTTCACCTTCGGCGGCGGACTTGACGGCGGATCATCTGCCTGCTTTTTTCCAGACATGGCACCGGACATCTCCTCTTCATGGAAGCGTTTCAATATATTGATAGAATACCAGAATTTGTTTATTGTGAAAATAAGGAAGAAGCCCTACGCGCCCCCGCCCGCCTCCGCTGCACCGAATGTGATCGGTTTTTCGATTACATTTCACCCAGGCACACCCCTGCGCTTACCCATTGTATTCGGTTTTCCATATCCCCCCTGTAATGTTGCTACCCGGCCCGCTGC
This region of Paenibacillus sp. FSL K6-1096 genomic DNA includes:
- a CDS encoding response regulator, with the translated sequence MIRAVVVDDERLVRRGFISLLDWPSFGVVITGEAADGRAALELLGRQETDLLFADLTMPGMTGFELIREVRLRYPRVSCAVLTCHHEFEYVQEALRLGAVDYIVKTLLEADNAAAVIRRLVDRVRLESGQRSALAGRERERMAADQTLVYVPLRLEMKEQCYMLPSVQSYPLLRVQDMWLAPLPDGNEAAAIHTALTDRLGPGWTTALLTGVRGQALKEIGAVLGRTVRQALFYASSADELPRLAYSKLQALAALSHPASGGAGVLAAAQDLRWTLEQAEWERLTAAVLSQQPCQEAVAAFGLELLHSWRNLLLSPAEAQQLEQEAGGNRSWSHWSSWLRRFSDLVQRRMLALGLNREIMLCLIRAVRYMRSHAGEKINQGQVAAAVHLSRGYFSRCFARFAGESFGESLRGMRLAQAKSLLLHTHAPLSEIAAMSGFEDERYFRRLFQAHTGKLPSEYRAEGTGSLSSCSSSGVEASNDQASLNALQSDLAVQPL
- a CDS encoding histidine kinase, with product MSGKKQADDPPSSPPPKVKAVRTALVIYLWIGTILLLLIAGCASYASSDPNRSGRISTGMTILLALLAPLLALGFAALLARLLWRRLYAPLLIQIQRLKEQVSGLMETAAASEKQISRLEAEKLRSQINPHFLHNTLNTVQWLARLNGQQEIDRLVTLLVKVLHYNLGKQSMIVTIGEEIESVRNYMELQRIRYDYEFELNVEAEAEVLSAAVPRFVLQPLVENSIYHGAGGGGKVDVIVARQGADEIRLMVKDNGTGMDQAQMDELLAGEAARGRGLGIGLTYVLRVLRMCYGERMSLEIHTGESGTTVSILIPITSRGDYDD